A stretch of the Bombyx mori chromosome 14, ASM3026992v2 genome encodes the following:
- the LOC101745554 gene encoding alpha-(1,3)-fucosyltransferase C, with translation MSKILNAILITAYFALFLQYLTTIISHQDVDIIEVTYATKTPGFIKKMNRNYKKKRNNITTMRLKYKVPFRLHTDLKYILRWTEGFSQYDQQMYKSGQETFIQNNCSYINCYMTTDKSLLGDPRNFDAILFDVENNWDEHPTLRRSEQNFIFMASESASNFPVCHPYFDSFYNWTWSYKLDSNILKTFLYIFDKNGRPVGPKIAMKWIDPMKPTSNDVKLRLNGKNKAVAWFVSNCRTKSRREYLANNLTRELKKHDMKIDIYGWCGKLTCPKDRMDECLNMLEENYYFFLVFENSLSEDYVTEKLMHALQHFTVPIVYGGANYSRFLPSGSYINAGEMDAETIVAKIIEAIKNPDIYQNYFRWHNHYVYKRSSKVPEVCTLCEMLNKPDQSTVVKDFRKWWNPNYQQLCEKDFNRNAYQFIGQ, from the exons ATGTCTAAGATACTTAACGCTATCTTGATCACGGCTTATTTCGCcctttttcttcaatatttaaCAACGATTATTTCGCATCAAGACGTAGATATTATTGAGGTAACATACGCAACTAAAACTCCTGGATTCATAAAGAAAATGAAcagaaactacaaaaaaaaacgaaacaacatCACAACAATGAGATTGAAATACAAAGTCCCATTCAGACTGCATACTGACCTTAAATACATTCTAAGGTGGACTGAAGGTTTTTCACAATACGATCAACAAATGTACAAGAGTGGTCAAGAGACATTCATACAAAATAATTGTAGTTACATCAACTGCTATATGACGACCGACAAAAGTTTGCTCGGCGATCCGAGAAATTTCGACGCGATCCTCTTCGACGTGGAAAACAATTGGGACGAACATCCCACATTGAGAAGATCGGAgcaaaattttatattcatgGCTTCAGAGTCGGCTAGCAACTTCCCTGTTTGCCATCCGTACTTTGATTCCTTTTATAACTGGACGTGGAGCTATAAACTGGattcgaatattttaaaaacattcttaTATATTTTTGACAAAAACGGTAGACCAGTTGGACCCAAAATAGCCATGAAGTGGATTGATCCAATGAAACCAACATCCAATGACGTCAAACTGAGACTTAACGGCAAAAATAAAGCAGTAGCTTGGTTCGTGTCCAACTGTCGAACCAAGAGTCGTCGAGAATATCTTGCAAATAATTTGACCAGAGAATTGAAGAAACACGACATGAAAATAGATATTTACGGTTGGTGTGGTAAACTGACCTGCCCGAAAGATCGCATGGACGAATGTTTAAATATGTtagaagaaaattattatttctttttggtatttgaaaatTCTCTAAGTGAAGACTATGTCACAgagaaattaatgcatgcattacagcACTTTACTGTGCCGATCGTCTATGGCGGCGCTAATTACTCAAG GTTCTTACCGTCAGGCTCATACATAAATGCAGGTGAAATGGATGCGGAAACAATTGTGGCTAAAATTATTGAAGCGATAAAGAATCCagatatttatcaaaattatttcaG GTGGCATAATCACTACGTTTACAAACGCTCATCGAAAGTTCCAGAAGTGTGTACATTGTGCGAAATGCTAAACAAACCAGACCAGAGTACAGTCGTAAAAGACTTCAGAAAATGGTGGAATCCAAATTACCAGCAATTGTGTGAAAAAGATTTCAATAGAAACGCCTATCAATTTATAGGACAGTAA